The Pyrococcus horikoshii OT3 genome includes a window with the following:
- a CDS encoding phosphate signaling complex PhoU family protein, translating into MEFRKIQFTGRSSYIVSLPKKWVKEQGLKQGDIISMVINPDGSITIFPGKHKERPKTKILKIQKKYSPEMAIRLVISAYIRGYDTLEIVLEDEMPLYKISIRKILQSLPGVEIVLDEQHRIVAKSLLDEGEINLLELLRRMKAIVLSMFGDLDFIIRGQDGEVLRDINDLENELDRFYFLIIRAVNRLLSKKDVSEESGLVKRPFDLMGILLIARNVERIGDHIIRIAENPDKINVEYLKTKFSEMLNQVDVRDLDKVDKLMLELSKEAKATDYKKSIAMDSYRRILEYLENIGEVIINMAIG; encoded by the coding sequence ATGGAGTTTAGGAAGATACAATTTACTGGAAGAAGTTCCTATATAGTTTCATTACCTAAAAAGTGGGTAAAAGAGCAGGGTTTAAAGCAGGGAGATATAATTTCTATGGTGATAAATCCAGACGGGAGTATAACTATCTTTCCTGGGAAGCACAAAGAACGCCCAAAAACCAAGATCTTAAAGATACAGAAGAAATACTCTCCAGAAATGGCAATAAGGCTTGTAATCTCAGCTTACATAAGGGGATATGATACCCTGGAGATAGTCCTTGAAGATGAGATGCCTCTGTATAAGATTTCAATTAGGAAGATATTGCAGAGTCTTCCTGGGGTTGAAATTGTTTTGGATGAGCAACACAGGATCGTGGCAAAGAGTCTTTTGGATGAGGGAGAGATAAATTTGCTTGAGCTTTTGAGGAGGATGAAAGCCATCGTATTGTCGATGTTTGGGGATCTAGATTTCATAATTAGAGGTCAAGATGGGGAGGTTTTAAGGGATATAAATGATTTAGAAAATGAGCTGGATAGGTTCTACTTCCTAATAATAAGGGCCGTTAATAGACTACTTTCAAAGAAGGATGTGAGCGAGGAAAGTGGCCTTGTTAAGAGGCCATTTGATCTCATGGGAATCCTTTTAATCGCCAGGAATGTTGAGAGGATTGGAGATCACATAATTAGGATAGCTGAGAACCCGGACAAAATAAACGTTGAGTATTTGAAAACAAAGTTCTCTGAGATGCTTAATCAGGTAGATGTTAGGGATCTTGATAAGGTAGACAAGCTCATGCTTGAGCTCTCCAAAGAAGCCAAGGCTACCGATTATAAAAAGTCCATAGCCATGGACAGTTACAGGAGAATATTGGAATACCTTGAGAACATTGGTGAGGTAATAATAAATATGGCGATAGGCTAA
- a CDS encoding isoaspartyl peptidase/L-asparaginase family protein, which yields MVAIIVHGGAGTIKKEERIPKVIEGVKEAVIVGWKELRKGSALDAVEEAIKVLEDNPIFNAGTGSVLTIDGKVEMDAAIMRGKTLEAGAVAGIWGVKNPISVARKVMEKTDHVLLVGEGAVKFARLMGFPEYNPITEERIEQWKELKEKLMKGEIKYWKKLGELIKEYPEVLRSTVGAVAFDGEEIVAGTSTGGVFLKMFGRVGDTPIIGAGTYANEVAGASCTGLGEVAIRLALAKTATDFVRLGMDAQAASNAAISLATKYFGKDTMGIIMVDAAGNVGFAKNTKHMSYAYMKDGMEEPEAGV from the coding sequence ATGGTAGCTATCATCGTTCATGGGGGTGCTGGAACAATAAAAAAAGAAGAAAGGATACCAAAGGTTATTGAGGGAGTAAAAGAAGCCGTTATTGTTGGGTGGAAAGAACTTAGGAAGGGATCTGCTTTAGATGCTGTGGAGGAAGCCATTAAAGTTCTTGAGGATAACCCTATATTCAATGCCGGAACTGGGAGCGTTCTCACGATCGATGGAAAAGTTGAAATGGATGCTGCAATAATGAGAGGGAAGACGCTAGAAGCTGGAGCTGTGGCCGGGATATGGGGAGTTAAGAATCCGATAAGTGTTGCAAGAAAGGTAATGGAAAAGACTGATCATGTACTCCTTGTTGGGGAAGGTGCAGTAAAGTTTGCTAGACTCATGGGATTCCCTGAATACAATCCAATAACGGAAGAAAGGATTGAGCAGTGGAAAGAACTAAAGGAAAAGCTAATGAAAGGTGAGATCAAGTACTGGAAAAAGCTTGGTGAGCTTATAAAAGAGTATCCAGAAGTTTTGAGGAGTACCGTTGGGGCCGTAGCTTTTGACGGGGAAGAAATAGTTGCAGGAACTTCAACTGGGGGAGTTTTTTTGAAGATGTTTGGAAGGGTTGGTGATACTCCCATAATAGGGGCTGGAACTTATGCAAATGAAGTTGCTGGAGCGTCTTGTACTGGACTAGGAGAGGTTGCAATAAGACTTGCATTGGCGAAAACCGCAACCGACTTCGTCAGACTTGGTATGGATGCTCAAGCAGCCAGCAATGCGGCAATCTCTCTTGCAACAAAGTACTTTGGGAAGGATACTATGGGGATAATAATGGTAGATGCAGCCGGTAACGTTGGGTTCGCTAAGAATACGAAGCATATGAGCTATGCTTATATGAAAGATGGTATGGAGGAACCGGAGGCTGGTGTTTAG
- a CDS encoding MFS transporter, with the protein MLRDLWFLNFSTLFFFLGISVLNPLISPYAITLGAEPFLVGLVAGVTSGVSLVSKLFGGYIGDRGYRFHAMFLGNILGIISGVFYIISAMFHSIFIFAIGRAIHGVGMGIFFPSSLSSAVDLAPKGRVGEALGWRGMMFSLGNIIGPGIGGFVSDRFGFVSAFLLAILFSIIGAIFVLAVWREVGEIKFEKREERSGYRELIRVFFITACLSLFFISVAYSGVVTFLPALYKVSGLGQGIFGLYMMIMGVSSFLTRVVGGRSADRFGPIPVARIGVGMILISYALLVKFKFPPHSYLVAFISGAGFGLTYPALQYMALAKLPGRIRTMGSSIYTMFFDLGMLSGQVGLGYVAQLSGYEGVFPVVALLPLLSLLIVNIPVIWRDKNEN; encoded by the coding sequence GTGCTAAGGGACTTGTGGTTCCTTAACTTTTCAACGCTCTTCTTCTTTCTTGGTATAAGTGTACTTAACCCTCTCATCTCACCGTATGCTATAACCCTTGGAGCGGAGCCGTTCTTAGTTGGACTCGTTGCTGGTGTTACAAGCGGTGTATCCCTCGTCTCGAAGCTCTTCGGGGGTTATATAGGGGATAGGGGATATAGATTTCATGCGATGTTCCTGGGAAATATCCTTGGAATTATATCTGGTGTATTCTATATAATTTCGGCAATGTTTCATAGTATCTTTATCTTTGCTATAGGTAGGGCGATTCATGGGGTTGGAATGGGAATATTTTTCCCATCCTCCCTTTCTTCTGCTGTAGACTTAGCTCCAAAGGGTAGGGTTGGAGAGGCCCTAGGTTGGAGGGGAATGATGTTTTCCCTGGGAAATATAATAGGACCAGGGATAGGTGGGTTCGTCTCGGATAGATTTGGTTTCGTTTCAGCTTTTCTATTGGCTATCCTATTCTCTATTATCGGAGCAATTTTCGTTCTTGCCGTTTGGAGAGAAGTTGGTGAAATTAAGTTTGAGAAACGTGAGGAACGTTCGGGCTATAGAGAACTAATAAGGGTATTCTTTATAACTGCATGCTTAAGTTTGTTCTTCATATCTGTAGCGTATTCTGGCGTTGTAACGTTTTTGCCTGCTTTGTATAAGGTTTCCGGTCTAGGACAAGGAATATTCGGCCTTTATATGATGATTATGGGAGTTTCAAGTTTCCTGACTAGGGTGGTTGGGGGGAGAAGTGCTGATAGGTTTGGTCCAATTCCAGTTGCTAGAATAGGTGTGGGGATGATCCTTATCTCATACGCATTACTCGTGAAGTTTAAGTTTCCTCCTCACTCCTACTTAGTTGCCTTCATATCGGGAGCTGGCTTCGGATTAACGTATCCAGCGTTGCAGTACATGGCCTTAGCTAAATTACCTGGAAGGATAAGAACGATGGGTTCAAGTATTTATACGATGTTTTTTGACTTAGGGATGCTAAGCGGTCAAGTGGGACTTGGATACGTGGCCCAGCTTTCAGGTTATGAAGGTGTCTTTCCAGTGGTTGCATTACTACCCCTACTTTCCCTACTAATCGTTAATATCCCGGTAATTTGGAGGGATAAGAATGAAAATTAG
- a CDS encoding radical SAM protein, with protein sequence MKIRVSYGTAVAMGLIRAKIVVKPTTAYLMTYHDGKCINDCKFCAQARSSKANLKMLSRISWPAFNIEDVIKNFHNGSFKRVCLQTIDYPGLIDDIWGILERLSVLKTPISISITPVSKDILMEFKKFGVDYIGIGLDAASEEIYRNVKISRHSWDDMWMFLEDVVSVFGRGRGVVHIIVGLGEKDRDLIETIFRVYKKGGIVSLFAFTPLKGTQMENYPPPSIERYRKIQAAHYLIRTGKVEFSDFEFDERGNLIHLPSYDIPPSAFITYGCPWCNRPYYNERPGREPYNYPSLEMARNDFEKIKRELFL encoded by the coding sequence ATGAAAATTAGGGTTTCATATGGAACGGCCGTAGCTATGGGCCTTATCAGAGCTAAGATAGTAGTCAAACCCACGACCGCTTACCTAATGACTTATCATGATGGAAAATGCATAAATGATTGTAAGTTCTGTGCTCAGGCTAGATCTAGCAAGGCCAATTTGAAGATGCTTTCTAGGATAAGTTGGCCAGCTTTTAACATCGAAGATGTAATCAAGAATTTTCACAATGGGTCATTTAAAAGGGTATGTTTACAAACAATAGATTATCCAGGACTAATAGATGACATCTGGGGAATTCTAGAGAGGCTCAGCGTTCTTAAGACTCCAATATCTATTTCAATAACGCCTGTTTCTAAAGATATCCTCATGGAGTTCAAGAAATTTGGTGTTGATTACATTGGAATTGGGTTAGATGCTGCTAGCGAGGAAATTTATAGGAATGTGAAGATATCGAGGCATTCCTGGGATGATATGTGGATGTTCCTTGAAGATGTAGTGTCCGTGTTTGGCAGGGGGAGGGGTGTTGTTCATATAATTGTTGGGCTGGGTGAAAAAGATAGGGATTTAATTGAAACGATATTCAGAGTGTATAAAAAAGGTGGTATAGTTTCCCTCTTTGCCTTTACACCACTGAAAGGGACACAGATGGAAAATTATCCCCCACCATCAATTGAGAGGTATAGGAAGATTCAGGCAGCTCACTACCTTATAAGAACTGGCAAGGTAGAATTTTCAGATTTTGAATTTGATGAGAGGGGAAATCTTATACATCTTCCAAGCTATGATATTCCTCCATCCGCTTTCATAACCTACGGATGTCCCTGGTGTAATAGGCCTTATTATAACGAAAGGCCAGGTAGGGAACCTTATAACTACCCTTCCCTTGAGATGGCCAGAAATGATTTTGAAAAGATAAAGAGAGAATTATTCCTCTGA
- a CDS encoding potassium channel family protein — MKELEEIRSCLIEMRNLSSLMIDLALSSVMYNSEEIAEEVYLLEEKMDELTLKVKKLALEAAKKIDDPESMLSVIEMANINEQISDSAYEIADLVLRDVEPHPIIRKIMHDVEEEIGRVRVNKGSILVGKSLRQLKLPSKIGVRIIAIKRGNRYIYNPPSNEIIREGDTLIAVGAGIDKLRELAKEESEE; from the coding sequence ATGAAAGAGCTTGAGGAGATAAGGAGTTGCCTAATTGAGATGAGAAATCTATCTTCATTGATGATAGATTTAGCCCTATCCTCTGTAATGTACAACAGCGAGGAGATAGCTGAGGAAGTTTACTTACTTGAAGAAAAAATGGATGAACTCACACTAAAGGTCAAGAAACTCGCCCTTGAAGCTGCAAAAAAGATCGATGACCCGGAGAGCATGCTTAGCGTAATAGAGATGGCCAATATAAACGAGCAGATAAGTGACTCAGCCTATGAAATAGCTGATTTAGTGCTGAGAGATGTGGAACCCCATCCCATAATTAGGAAGATAATGCACGATGTTGAAGAGGAAATAGGAAGGGTAAGGGTGAACAAAGGCTCCATTTTAGTGGGGAAGAGTCTAAGGCAACTTAAGCTACCTTCAAAAATAGGAGTGAGAATTATAGCTATTAAAAGGGGAAATAGGTATATATACAATCCCCCTAGTAATGAGATAATTCGGGAGGGAGATACATTAATAGCTGTAGGAGCAGGAATTGACAAATTAAGAGAATTGGCCAAAGAGGAGTCAGAGGAATAA
- a CDS encoding potassium channel family protein, translating to MEEVEEFKYEPKSVKEIFIEMKDTVELMVDLAYASLLFGDKEIAEEVLELEERIDLLNYQLMMHSVLAARNVKEAEQVITILQIANAIEDISNAAGDLAKMVLEGVELHPVIKETILEGEEIIGKIQVYPESVIVGKTLGELDLATNTGVWIIAVRRGKRWIFGPNENFKIRAGDVLIGRGTRTSIDHLKEIARGAIRVIGNERA from the coding sequence ATGGAGGAGGTTGAGGAGTTTAAATATGAGCCAAAGAGCGTTAAAGAAATTTTCATTGAAATGAAAGATACCGTAGAATTAATGGTTGATCTCGCTTATGCGTCGCTGCTTTTTGGAGATAAGGAAATTGCTGAGGAAGTTTTAGAGCTAGAAGAAAGGATAGACCTCCTAAATTATCAACTCATGATGCATAGCGTTCTAGCTGCTAGAAATGTCAAAGAAGCAGAGCAGGTAATAACAATACTTCAAATAGCCAATGCCATAGAGGATATATCAAACGCCGCTGGAGATCTAGCAAAAATGGTACTCGAAGGTGTGGAACTTCACCCAGTAATTAAAGAGACAATACTAGAAGGAGAAGAGATAATTGGGAAGATACAAGTGTATCCCGAGTCAGTTATAGTTGGTAAAACCCTAGGAGAACTAGATCTAGCAACTAACACAGGTGTATGGATAATAGCTGTTAGAAGAGGAAAAAGATGGATATTTGGGCCAAATGAGAACTTCAAAATAAGGGCCGGAGATGTGCTAATTGGAAGGGGAACTAGAACTTCTATAGATCACCTTAAAGAAATTGCTAGGGGAGCGATAAGGGTGATCGGAAATGAAAGAGCTTGA
- the purC gene encoding phosphoribosylaminoimidazolesuccinocarboxamide synthase, which translates to MEVYEGKAKKMIPIDDDKLIMEFKDDATAFDGTKKARFKGKGWLNAQLSVIFFKLLEEHGIKTHFIGVAGGNRLIVEKLDMYPLEVVVRNVVAGSLKKRLPLPEGYELPEPIVELYYKNDELHDPMINYYHAKVLGISLDEIKKIEEIALKVNEILKDYLAKKGIILVDFKLEFGKDKNGDIVLADEISPDTCRFWDAKTKRSLDKDVFRFDKGDLIEAYKEIYERITGEKPEF; encoded by the coding sequence ATGGAAGTTTATGAGGGAAAAGCAAAGAAGATGATCCCAATTGACGATGATAAACTTATAATGGAGTTTAAAGATGATGCAACAGCATTTGATGGAACTAAGAAAGCAAGGTTTAAAGGAAAAGGATGGCTAAACGCTCAACTTTCAGTTATATTCTTTAAACTCCTGGAAGAGCACGGAATAAAGACCCACTTTATAGGTGTAGCAGGAGGAAATAGGCTCATAGTTGAGAAACTTGATATGTATCCGCTTGAAGTAGTGGTAAGGAACGTCGTTGCCGGGAGCTTGAAGAAGAGGCTACCACTACCAGAGGGTTATGAACTCCCCGAGCCAATAGTTGAGCTCTATTACAAAAACGATGAATTGCATGATCCTATGATTAACTACTACCATGCTAAGGTCCTTGGAATAAGTTTGGATGAGATAAAGAAGATTGAGGAGATTGCTCTAAAGGTCAATGAGATCTTAAAGGATTACCTTGCAAAAAAGGGGATTATCCTGGTTGACTTCAAGCTCGAATTTGGGAAGGATAAGAACGGGGATATAGTACTGGCCGATGAAATAAGCCCCGATACATGTAGATTCTGGGATGCAAAAACTAAGAGAAGCCTAGATAAGGATGTTTTCAGGTTTGATAAGGGAGATCTAATCGAGGCCTATAAAGAAATTTACGAGAGAATAACTGGAGAAAAGCCCGAATTTTAG
- the purF gene encoding amidophosphoribosyltransferase has product MKEKCGIFGAYSQDATKKTYYGLMALQHRGQEGAGISVWDGDIRTVKGHGLVSEVFKGGSIRRLNGNPVIGHVRYSTSGSLSEVQPLEVECCGYKVSIAHNGTLTNFLPLRRFYESRGFKFRSSIDTEVIAVSFLNHYSELKDEFEAMSRVFEEVKGAYSVLMLFNGKLIAVRDPVGFRPLSFGAGDGYYFSSEDSALRMFCTNIRDVSPGEVIVVKDGEAESKIVGRSEHAYCVFEYIYFARPDSIINGISVYWARYRMGVELARESPAEGDVVIAVPDSGRTAALGFAHESGIPYMEGLIKNRYIGRTFIMPSGREIKVRLKLSPVKEVIKGRRIVLVDDSIVRGTTMKNIVKMLRDAGAREVHVRIASPPIRYPCYMGIDIPTRHELIAAWKSIEEIKKEIGADSLAYLSVEGLKRAIGTDKLCMACLTGNYPEWAFDFKV; this is encoded by the coding sequence ATGAAAGAGAAGTGTGGGATCTTTGGGGCTTATTCCCAGGATGCAACTAAAAAGACTTATTATGGCCTAATGGCCCTCCAACACAGGGGGCAAGAAGGGGCTGGAATTAGTGTCTGGGATGGGGATATAAGAACGGTTAAAGGTCATGGGCTTGTTTCCGAAGTCTTTAAGGGGGGCAGTATTCGGAGGTTAAATGGTAATCCCGTGATAGGGCACGTTAGGTACTCAACATCGGGTTCCCTTTCAGAAGTCCAACCGCTGGAGGTTGAATGTTGTGGGTATAAGGTATCTATAGCTCATAACGGCACGCTTACAAATTTTCTTCCCCTAAGGAGGTTTTATGAAAGTAGAGGATTTAAATTTCGCTCTTCCATCGATACGGAAGTTATAGCGGTCTCTTTTTTAAATCATTACTCTGAGCTGAAGGATGAATTTGAAGCCATGAGTAGAGTTTTTGAAGAAGTTAAAGGGGCTTATTCAGTTTTAATGTTGTTCAATGGAAAGCTTATAGCCGTTAGGGATCCTGTGGGTTTTAGGCCTCTGAGTTTTGGAGCTGGGGATGGATATTACTTCTCTTCCGAGGATTCTGCTCTCAGGATGTTCTGTACTAACATAAGGGATGTATCTCCCGGTGAGGTTATTGTAGTTAAGGATGGGGAAGCAGAGAGTAAGATAGTTGGAAGATCCGAGCATGCATATTGCGTCTTCGAGTATATATACTTTGCAAGACCTGATAGCATTATAAACGGAATAAGCGTTTACTGGGCTCGCTATAGAATGGGAGTTGAATTGGCTAGGGAAAGTCCAGCTGAGGGAGATGTGGTAATAGCTGTTCCCGATTCAGGGAGAACTGCAGCTTTGGGTTTTGCTCACGAGAGTGGGATCCCCTACATGGAGGGGCTTATAAAGAATCGCTATATCGGGAGAACCTTCATAATGCCAAGTGGGCGAGAAATCAAGGTTAGGTTAAAGCTCTCCCCAGTTAAAGAAGTCATTAAGGGAAGGAGGATAGTTCTTGTTGATGATTCAATAGTAAGGGGAACAACGATGAAGAACATTGTGAAGATGCTTAGAGATGCGGGGGCTAGGGAAGTGCACGTGAGAATAGCATCTCCCCCGATAAGGTATCCATGCTATATGGGGATAGACATTCCGACAAGACATGAGCTTATAGCAGCTTGGAAGAGTATTGAGGAGATAAAGAAAGAGATTGGAGCTGATTCTCTAGCCTACCTAAGTGTAGAGGGGCTTAAGAGGGCTATAGGGACTGATAAGCTTTGCATGGCATGTTTAACTGGAAACTATCCAGAGTGGGCTTTTGACTTTAAGGTTTAG